GCGTAAATATTGCTACGTGTTTCCGGTGATCAAAGGTGGGAAGTACCTGGTGAGGACGCTGTACTATTACGGAGGCTTCGATGAAGGGAAAGAGCCGCCGGTGTTCGACCTGATCGTCGACGGGACGAAATGGAGCACGGTCAACACGACGGAGGACTATGCCAATGGGCTTAGCTCGTATTACGAACTTGTGGTGGTGGCCATGGTGAAGATGCTGAGTGTGTGCCTGGCGAGGAACGAGAGGACTTTTTCCAGCCCGTTTATCTCCGCGCTTGAGGTGGTGTCCTTGGATGACTCCATGTATAACACCACCGACTTCGGCAAGTATGCTCTTAGCACGGTTGCAAGGAGTAACTTCGGAAGTGAGGGGGACATGATCTGGTAGGGAAATTAATCAACTTTTTTTCTGCATGATTGTAAGCATTAAAGTTTTgcttatcctaaaagtttagaCACCCAAAGTCTTAAATTTAGTGCACATGTTATCTATTTCCAAGTAGCGTCATTATAATTAACTCTTCCTCTATATCTTTTtacttttcctaaaaaaatcaaatagaaattattttaatttttttttacgctttttatttcacatcaataattttttattactattcaaataaaaaaactcactataaaacaaaactttatcaCTTTTCACTtcttatatcacatcaatcacttcttactactatttaaacaaatatttcacaacacaattacttaccaaacaagcccctTATAATTGTCCAACAACATTGATATGTCGCGACACTCTAAATTAactattagatttttttaaatttaataatgttTATTTAATGATTAGTTGAGAATACTACATTAGATGAATGTTGGATATAATTATAGTATATAGTATTTCTCTttaactaaatgattaaattcataatcTTTTAGTATCTTCACTTTGtgaaataagtagtgatttaacttTTATGTGTTCCCTACATAGATTCTCActgtttgtatttgttaaaCTTATCAATGCATGTAACAATGGATAATTAGGatcatttttgaaagaaatctgAAATGGCTGTTATCAATACGTGCATGTATAGTAAAGGAATTAAACTTTTTGTTTCCCTTATTTTTAtgctattttcttcttcttcttctttgtttttccacaaaatttaaataaattatatatagaaaaagtaCTCATGCATACTTTCTTGAAATTAACACTCAATTTACATTATATTCCGAACTAAAGATTGCATCAATGTCCTTCCTCTCTTCacctctcaaactatcaaaaatttgtaatgtattcattttgttttaaaaagacaaaaatgccctttaatttttttagtaagatAGAAatatcctaaatttttttggtaatttggaaTGATATTGATGCAATTTTCAGTTTATGAGACATTACAAATTGAGAATTTATTTAAGAAAGGTACGTTTACTTTTCCCTTAATTATATGTTTCATCTTCAAAATCTGTAGTTAAATGATCACAGTCTCTTCcataaatgttatttaatttgCTTTTATGTATTGTGTTTTCTATTTGAGAAATGTTAcgcttttcaaatttttattgtttatttttatagaagttagttttcaaatgatgtgtcaccatCCCATGAGATTTATTATATTTGAGAAATTAATATATCACCATTTTATTTTGGATTAaggccttctcaaattatttgttcgaatttgagagaattcagacaagtgattgtgagagacaaCTTATGGAACCCAcatgatcaaataaaaattaggctgTCCAACTatttatccggtcaggtgaattTCATAAGTGGTTTCTTACAATCAATTCATTCAATGTTAGAATTCTCTCCTCAAATTCGAgcagataatttgagaggatcgtGATCTATTTTATGAGATGGTAACACATCTTTTGAAATCTaacttttagagaaaaaaatgtaaaattaagaaaacaaaagaatgtgAAACACAAATGcttgagagaattttgatgGTTAATATATTATGTAAACATATGAACCTAGTTATCCAGATGACCAATTCAACCGGCTGTGGCAACCATTTACGGACCATAACCCTGCTGTCACAAGCCGCTCCAAAATAACTTCTTCAGACTTTTGGAACTTCCCACCGGCAAAGTCATTCCAAACAGCAATCACAACAAGCCGAGGAAAGGAGCTGCATATCCAGTGGCCGCCGGGGAATCTCCCGAAGACCAGCTACTATATCTCACTCTATTTCCAGGACAATCGGACGCCGAGCCCAAATAGCTGGAGGGTCTTCAGTGTTTCTTTGAATGGCAAGAATTTCTACACTGATCTTAATGCCACAACCAGTGGCGTGACCGTCTATGCCGCACAATGGCCTCTTTCTGGGCAGACAGAAATCGTCTTGACTCCGGGAGATGGGATGACTGTTGGGCCGCTGATCAACGCAGGTGAAATTTTTCAGATCCTGCCTCTTGGTGGAAGGACTCTCCCTAGAGATGGTACCCCCTCGATCTTAAGCCACTTCTCGttttcattttgataaatgtttggtttggttttttttttttttttaatattttttttttgtctatttccGTACAATAAAAGCGCAAATCCGGCCACCGTTAAATCTATGAGACCCATATGTGTGTCtcatagattaaataatatatttgcaAATGAGATGTGTAAGATAATGACATCAAatacatcttttttattttatgtagaaatatgattttttgCTATCCCAAAAAACAACTCTTCGACCACCTTGCCCGTATGCCAAGGTGGTCCTCTAGTTAGCTTcaggtcttcttcttcttcttcttcttttttttttttaacaataaaagaaaagtgaaagtaAAAATTGCTACATGGACAAAAGTTATTAGGAGTTGTATTTTGGGGTGACAATATatcatatttcttttatatatatgagttgCATGCATGCACCATCTATGTTTTAAACGAGGATGAATTTCACTTACACCTCTCTTGAAGTATAAGTGATTTTGCAATTATAATtttgaagttttaaatttttgtaaccTCGGTACTCCATGTTTcgactttttttaatttcaccattttttgttaaaatacccaaaatgccccccttttataaaataataaataataaaaaaaagtgaaaaatctgGTGATTCATGGCTAGCCGTGGGTCGGTCTAAggtaattttgaatttttactttcgttttttttttaaaaaaaaaaaaagaagaagaaggaattttggacattttgacaaaaaattggTGAAATTAAAACACACTTATCGAAACATGGAATACCgacatttcaaatttttaaatttgaaaatcatgatTGTAAATCCGCTTATATTTGAAGGATAAGTAAAGTTTCCCTTTAAactatctaaatttttttttcttgctttaacCATTCATTTGTTTTGCTTTAACGTTCCATAGCTTCGGCAATGGATGAGTTGGCAAGAAACTTGAACAACCCACCTTCGGACTGGAGTGGCGACCCTTGCTTGCCTAAAGAAAATTCATGGACTGGAGTAACGTGCAGTTCTGGCGGAGAATTTGCTCGCGTTGTCTCTATGTAAGTTTCCATTAAGTTGTTGCATGAGCTTGGATAAATTTTTACACGACTCGTAAGCTTAACATGAACTAACACGAAATTAATGAGTTAAGGTTAAAAAGTATAACCTGTTTAACTAAACAAATTGAATTGCGGTTCACCTGTCTCCACACGACCCAAATACGATATGCAAACACGAATTACTGCTTCTAATAATTACCTAGTTCTTTAACGAAGCGTTTTCAATGAATCATAGTAAATTAAGATTGACTTTGATTTGTGTTTGACATATTCTTTTTATTACATGAAGGAATTTAAGTAATGTTGGACTCACTGGGTCACTTTCTTCAACCATTGCCAAGTTAACTGCACTCACCCATCTGTAAGTAATCAAGTCTTGCATGTGGCTCGCACATTACATTGGATGATACTTGTCTGATTGGAATGATTTTCTTGCAGTTGGCTTGGGGGGAACAGACTGTCGGGCAACATCCCTGAAATGAGCTCATTAAAGGCACTACAAACTCTGTAGGTTATCTAACAAATTCATGAAATGTATGTTATGTAACCACTAAGAAAAAACGTTAATTATATTTGCGTTATCACTTCAAAAAGACTAATAATGTAGAACCAATGGCGGGATCTTTATAGAATCAGTCTCATCTAATAATTAATGAACAAATGTAAAACTTAGTATCATGAGTACCTCTATAATCTACTCACTcaatgtgaactattcatctttTTAACGTAGGATTAATCCATGACGTCTTTGTCAAGGATACGTCATGATGTGCTCTAGTATTACGTGATGTTAATTAGTAGCTaagttgctctgataccattttgtAACATTAGTTGTGGGAAAGCATGCAATagtcagatttatgtttttacACTGAATTGACTCGTTTTTCTAAAGTAATAACACATAGGTGACTAGCATTTTTTATGAATCGTGTTAAGTTTTCATTCTCCGTTGCTTATCGTTTCTGATTAGCTTCCTTAGATCCACATTTAACATCCTGATCTCTATTTGTTtgtctttcttcctttttatccTGATGAAGGCATTTGGAGAACAACAAGTTTGAAGGACAAATTCCTCAATCACTAGGCCAACTTGCAAACCTACGTGAGATGTAAGTATTGCCATTCAAAAAAGCTACCAAATATTAtgcctctttttccttttcttttgatgACATGCTTTGTTAACAGATTCCTTCAAAATAACAATCTTGATGGTAAAATTCCATTGGCGCTGCAAAAGAGGAAAGACATAAACATTCAGTAAGCACAATAcatcctctttctctttttagttttcttaaTACAAATATTGCATGATatttaaagtattgattaaaataattatttcttataagtttaagcttttagaataagaGTCGGTTTGGCCTTATGATTTTGCAGGCCAAAAGTGTGGTCTTGAACAAAATCGCCAAAAGCATATAATTTGggagtgcatttttaaaaggatgcaatttaaaaacgtaaaaaaatcTAAGTTTTCATATCACAGACAAAGagttgcatttttaaaaactcataatgattttaaaagctaaactgcaattttaaaggccaaatcatagttttaccaaacgcttaactagaGTTTTAAATCGTTtcaaatcgcattttttgaaatcgttttttttttttttttaaatcgtatgTTTTGAAACCGTAAATCTAAATAGATtctaaatgatgatttaacttGGTATTAAAGCATATATCATGAGTTCGAACACCGACTCTACAATTTACCCttgtttttgttaaatattttgccTATTGAGCCTCACTTGTTTAAgggagtattaaaatattaattaaatgactaaatttacCATTTCCGATAAACTTATCCTAAAGTGGTCAGttttaatcattattattattgaagatAAGTGATGAGCTAATAACTCATTGAAATCATATCTAATGGCAGGCTCTATAAATTTCAACGACTGATAATTCTGCTTTGGTTTCAGGGTGTCCCCTGGAAATAACGTGAAGAAACCAGCATAATTGTAGTGAAGATAGATGAGAGAGGAGCAGCAAATGCTTCGGTACCCGTTTAGGATTTCATAATTGGGAAGTTTTGTGGgttcaaattaatgaaactatacaacgttgttaattaattatcatCATGGTAACTGATCACCTTGAAGAAAGGCATAGAGAGAGATTGATTAGCCAATTGGTTTAAGCAAAAGGTCTACATATGTTTGTGTCTGGGTTATCACATTTTAACGTGATGCCAAACCAATACAACTAACAAGTAATATTACGTGCTAGAAATTACTCTAATTCTAAGGAATTTATGAAATTTCTAAGTGCTCAAGTTCATTACAAGTTACAAACATGTCAgccactaaacaattaaattccATTGTAACTGACATGACAATGCTAGCTATGTGGTCTGTCACGTCAGTTTATAAGTTTGTGTGAACTATAACTTCACGGTTTACtctcattttgttttttctttcttaaaacaAATGTTGACGTGATAGGAAAAATATGCATCGTCTCACATCAATTCAGTAGGACGGTGGTATGACAAATAGGTCAACCCTTTTGTTTAAtttatgcttttcttttccctcGTAAGTATATGTATCTATTACGAATGATTCAGAAGTGCTTTCCTTCATAAGTAATGCTACATTTAGAACTCTTTTGCATGTGATTGGAGCCAATTCAACAACTAAAATTTTTTAACACTTTCCAATAACATGATGACACGTATCAACAGATTGTACAAAAGTTAAAAGTTGTAggtctaacattttttttttcattcattccTTGTGCAATTTTGCCTAAATCGTTGGTTTGTACGAGGGTCATCACCTTAGTAATCCAAATCGTCACCTTGATGAATGTtagggttaattttttttagagtataTGGAGTTTGCCTCGAAATCGAATAGCCCTCTCGATTTACAAAAGTATCACACAAACGGTACATGTAGACAACTTATAAACATAATTGGTACTTCCGtccattttttgtaaaaaaaacaaaaaaaattaacggtctACCACATCAAACCTATCACAAAATTTAATAGGAATGCGtgagtttaattatttaattaatattctaacaataaacATTTGCTGTAGCGCTTAATTTTTAAGAGTATtgttagaaattacatttttatcccacaatacTGACGTGACAGTTTTAACTAATCCttagattttgtttttagagtaatattatataccacattttCATCTCACAATGCTAACATGTTAGTGTCACCTCAACATTTTGGGATTCAAATgtagtttctagcattattcattttttttttttttttttttaacgataaTTGATTTAAAAGTTTGTTGGGACCACCACATAAACATTAttgaataattatgaaataaaaagaaaactgtTAAGACCATCTAAGTCGCCTTAACAAGCTTAAATAAGTTAAATGTCAATGCTACAACGCACTGTTCTAATTTATGAATTAAGATTCATTAGAATTCCTAACtattaaatttcttaaaattgtaggtgttattttcaaattaaattaaatgagtaaaattttgtcacatcaatatttattagttatttgtctttcaatatttttcagtattattacattttacaataaaaatatttatcatttaattttaaagtaataattaaaatttaaagaaatttagttaaataaaatatctgtcCTCTCTCATAAATCATATCAAAAGGTAGACCCCTCTTAAAATCCCAAGTCCCAGCTTTGAAGAACCACACCCAAACGTACAAATGAGAAAAACTCATAGAAACCAGTCTGAATAAGAAAAGCTGATAACTGAAAAACCCAACCGCCCCCTGATTCCGCCATTTCCAAATCCAAGTccaagtttctctctctctacctaAGACGGTGGCGTTTTGTCGAATGTTCACCGCAAACCCTAGCTCCCTCTTCTTCCCGTCGAAGCCCTCCACCCTCCGCTGCCGCGCCGCCGGGGACATACCCGCCGGCCCCGCATTCCCGCGCTGGTTCCAGTTCCCATCCCCCGCCACCGCAGAAATCTCCGGCGGCGTCCGAATCGGCCACGACGCCGACGCAACCGCTGGAGACGGCTGGTCTAGGCGCGGCGTCGCCGCCGGAGGCAGCAACGGCGTTCAAGTGAAtgcgagagagaagaaatggtCGCGTCGTGGAGAGAGCTACTTGGCGGACGATAGCGACGCTCTTCCGCTTCCAATGACCCATCCGGACTCTTCTCCTGTCCCTCCCGAAGAGATCGACCGGCGGCTCCGGTGCAATCCGCAA
The sequence above is drawn from the Alnus glutinosa chromosome 11, dhAlnGlut1.1, whole genome shotgun sequence genome and encodes:
- the LOC133881306 gene encoding probable LRR receptor-like serine/threonine-protein kinase At1g67720; translated protein: MSLSIFLLWLVNVPLLAQSLPVPDVRGYLINCGAGASDELSMGSRKFITDEGFTKVGNKSSVKHPDHLLPILTTLRYFPDATARKYCYVFPVIKGGKYLVRTLYYYGGFDEGKEPPVFDLIVDGTKWSTVNTTEDYANGLSSYYELVVVAMVKMLSVCLARNERTFSSPFISALEVVSLDDSMYNTTDFGKYALSTVARSNFGSEGDMICYPDDQFNRLWQPFTDHNPAVTSRSKITSSDFWNFPPAKSFQTAITTSRGKELHIQWPPGNLPKTSYYISLYFQDNRTPSPNSWRVFSVSLNGKNFYTDLNATTSGVTVYAAQWPLSGQTEIVLTPGDGMTVGPLINAGEIFQILPLGGRTLPRDASAMDELARNLNNPPSDWSGDPCLPKENSWTGVTCSSGGEFARVVSMNLSNVGLTGSLSSTIAKLTALTHLWLGGNRLSGNIPEMSSLKALQTLHLENNKFEGQIPQSLGQLANLREIFLQNNNLDGKIPLALQKRKDINIQVSPGNNVKKPA
- the LOC133882241 gene encoding protein disulfide-isomerase SCO2 isoform X2, giving the protein MFTANPSSLFFPSKPSTLRCRAAGDIPAGPAFPRWFQFPSPATAEISGGVRIGHDADATAGDGWSRRGVAAGGSNGVQVNAREKKWSRRGESYLADDSDALPLPMTHPDSSPVPPEEIDRRLRCNPQVEDCKEVVYEWTGKCRSCQGSGYVSYYNKRGKETVCKCVPCMGIGYVQKITARKDIEVMQDLDN
- the LOC133882241 gene encoding protein disulfide-isomerase SCO2 isoform X1, with product MFTANPSSLFFPSKPSTLRCRAAGDIPAGPAFPRWFQFPSPATAEISGGVRIGHDADATAGDGWSRRGVAAGGSNGVQVNAREKKWSRRGESYLADDSDALPLPMTHPDSSPVPPEEIDRRLRCNPQVEDCKEVVYEWTGKCRSCQGSGYVSYYNKRGKETVCKCVPCMGIERLREHSGVTIFMLAGYVQKITARKDIEVMQDLDN